The window TACCACTGAAGATGAGTTGTCTAACTTCacgcaaaaaaacaactcaagtTTAAGACCCACACCTTTTTCACATTTACATGCCGACATGTACCTTTGTGGTTACAGTTGTGGTGGAGGGTGAGCTCCGTGCCCCTGAGCCAGGAGAACCTGGTGATCCCGGAGAGCCTGGGTTCAGTGAGGCAGATGACGGAGGGCTGGAGAGGCTGGTTTTAGTGGAGCCAGAGAAGGAGAGCTTGAAGCTGGGGTTCTGCCTGCCTGATAAGCTGGACTTCCCCAGTACATCTTTGTCGTCTGTGTCTTTCACTGAAGGTAGAGAGGGACAGTTGAACAAGAAAAAGTTATTCTCTccatttaaaagttgttttttgtttttcaatttaatGGGTTAACAAGATGCATGTTCTGTAACCATGCTtacatttctttctctccatgAACTTGCTTATAGGTTCCATGAGGTCTTCCTCACTTTTCATCTTGTCAGAGGGAGGAACCACTGCCTCACCATCCTCGAGGTCATCCTCATCGGTGTTAAACCAcatctcctcttcatcctccagTGTCCGTGCATCACGGCGGAAACGGTGGTTCCTCAGGATGGAGCGCATGCTGGAGAGAATAAAGCACcgttaagagttaaaaaaacaacaaaaacatttgtgctACTTAAGCCAGTTTTCACTCACAATGTGTTTTAGAACCCCTCTTCCTCACTTTAACGCATATTCCCTCACATAACCGCGGTGCAGGCAGACAGCTGCTGCACACTAGCTCACATTGTACACCTGCCCAACCTTCCACCGCTTTATAATGTACCACAAAATCAACCAATTGGAGAAGTGAAGAAGGTAAATTCTAACTGTCTAAAACACAATGGCATAATaaatatgcacaaaaaaaacaactaatgcgcacacagacacatctacacacacaaacaaccaaacTCATAAATATGTCTAAAAAACTACAACGAGCGCTTCTCATTTGTCATTGACACACATTATTTCTCAGTCACTTTATTGATTGTTAGCTTTGCTAGAACACAATAGTTCCTAGAGTAAGTGCTatgtaataaaacacacacacacacacacacacacacacacacacacacacacacacacacaccacacacacacaccacacaacacacacacacaacacaccccacacaaacccaccaccacacacacacacacacacacacacacacacacacacacacacacacacacacacactttttctaaACAGGGCAGCAGTTTGCAGATTACATCATGTGCTTACATatttgcaaaaggattctccactGTTTCTCagttattagtttttttttaaatgatatcagattagtaaacagaatgagccttggaacattggatgaatggttgctgataatgggcaatgtagatattgcattaaagatcagccacccatttacagaaaaaaagttcatttaaatTTTAAGGACTTGATAAGcactttgtcaaaaaaaggaacattttcaGTACATGATTCTTTTCCCGCTCAAAACGTAAGTACTTAAAGCACCTTGTGTGAACCCCTAACATAGTGAAAATTAATGCAAATTAGGTCCTTTATGCAGGCATTataactgtattttttattgtaaaccACAGGCGTATGAAAGTGAGCTGTGCAAAAATATAGTCCTCACATCGGTATGGTATGAAAAGGTGCTACAGAAAAAGCATGAACTATTACTGATTAGTTGCAGAGTGTAGAGGTTGATTAACAACAAAAATCGCAGGAGCaaagtaaaactttaaaaaagaagacacctgctgttgttgttgttgttggaaagTATGCTGAGTGTAGGTTGCGGCTTGACTTACATAATACATTGTACATACATTGCACAATCTCAGCGGGTCACAGACAGCACCTATTGTATTGTAACAAGTGTACaagtaaaatgtcaaaagttgaCGCAAATAAAATAGTCATTATcttagggctgggtgatatggacTAAAAATTACAACGCGGTATTTTTTGGCTGAAAGGTGATAGACTATCTCGGTATTTTTGACAAAGTGGGTGAAATGTTCAGTTTTAAGTTAAAGACACATGGGAGATGTCACAAGCAGTTTTAGTGAAACAGATTGTGATCATATCAGAGCGGGAGTGCAATGGACTGAAGTGTATGATACAAAAACTTTCTCAATCATGGAGCAGATTGTCACTGTAAAGTTCTCTGGTTTATCAGTAAAGTGTCTGAactacactgcagactggactATCTACTCACATAGTGATGCAGACTGACTCATCATGAACGGGTCCATTGTGGATTGAATGCGTTTTGGCGGGTCAAAAGGCATTACTAACGAAAtgggtaataaaaaaaaaaaagggtaacaTAACACTAAACCATATGGATACAAATGGTATTGCCTAATCTCCTATCTCGTTTATATCAGCCATTCACTATCTAAAACAAAATGGCACCGCGAGAGAAGACGCTTGActccaaaaaaatcataattcaCAAAAGAAACAATATATTGGTCATTGGTTATTTGAGTTATCTGACTGAAATGTCACACTGACATTGTTCCTTCCATGTAGTGCGAGACGCTTACAGGCAATGGAATCCCTCGCTCATTAAATAATTAGTGATGGTGTAATAATTGttgtagtagtagcagtagcgGCAGCAGTATCAGTAGTGCCGCCATGGCTttctcacctatccagtttggGGTTGTCTTGCCTCTCTCGCTGCTGTTCATACCGCAGCTTTAATCCCTTAAACGTTTGGACATAGTCAACATCCTCCAGGGCTTTCCAGTAGTTCTCTACTATATGAGCTGTAAGAGACTTCACGTCCTCCTAGGGGCAATgggagaagagaaaaggaggagtGTAGAGATGCAGTAGTATGAGAAAATGAAGGGGAAAATATAGAAAGGTAAGACAGGGAGTTTTAGAGTTTTAGGACAGAGGCAGAGCAGACAGGGAATGAAGTGAGGAGAAAATCagcaagggagagagagagagagggggagagaacaCCAAACTAGTTAAAATGAATCAAGAAAATGTGTGTACTCCAAGTTTTCACTTATAGGGATGGGGTTTGAGAGCCTACAAATATTGGTTCCTTTTTACAGCGTTGATCCAGAAATAtcataaaaaatgcattaaaaaaacatatccatGTTAACTGTTAAAATTCGGACagtttggacaaaaaaaagaatttatgTGAAAATTCAAGAAAATACTCACCACACGGACATACTCAAACATCTCAATGATGGCCGAGTTCATGAGATTGTAGCGTGAGCCGTTGTTAAGGAAGGCCTTAATGACAGGCTCAAAGAGAAAGTTTCTCATGATGTAGCGATTGTAGAATTCATCCTTCAGACCAATGATCCTCCGCATGAAGCGTAGGGCACCTGGGCACAGAAAGATAAAGGTGAATATTAAGCTCAAAACAAAGGTTcaacatttgattttaaaagtttAATGGCACACACACGTTGTCCAAGTTGACAGGTATTAAGAATTAAAGGGATAATATGTGACTCACATAGGGCCAGGAAGGCGTGCTGAGAGGCAGTGAGCACCAGTACCCTCCTGAGAATGTCCTTGTTGATGATGTAGTTCTTAATGTGATAGGTGTGGTGCTCAACACAGAATGTCAGCAGCTCCAAAATCAAGGCCAGCAACTGGGATGTTTGAAAATCATCTGACAGAAAGGTAAAGGTAGTAAGCAACATAAAATACTTGTGCATTATTCTCAAAGTTATATTtacagagacaacacacacaccccgcaGGTTTTCAATACCTTTGCTTGGTTTTTCCTCCGTGGTGTTGGCCAGTAGGGGAGCAGAGAGGACGTGCATACAGTGCTTGTAGAAGAAGCTCAGGAACTccgttttttctgttttctgggaagaaaaatgaaagaacacattttttacTAAGTAACACGATTTTGATATCTATGGCAATGAATATTTTACACAACCCAACACATGTCTCAATGTTCTCAATGGTGAAGGTGCAGAGCTCTGTCCCTACCTACAAATTGACTCAGGAAAGTCCAGCTATTTGGTATGgatatttaatttgtttcagCCAATATCCCCATATGGATCACATTCATCTCTTTTGCATGTATAAAAAGCAAATGTGGCACCTGCATATTTACAAACCCACCTCCTTTTGCTAAGGCTTCAAAGTccaaactttgaaaggccacgccccccACACCACAAGACTTCAAATTTCTCACACAGGTTCAgcttaatgtgctctacaaaaaaaCCTCAAGGACCATTAAGGTCCGCCTAGAAAATCTTTTCTGCCActttgaattattatttttttaatctcctcCTACACCGTAGCTCCAATTGCCACCAAATTTTTTAGTGAATCATCAATAGATCAAGCTTAttaaaagttgtataaagcacgtccatatctcaattacattttaagttattgaccaatgaactttGAAAGGGGCATGGCTCTAGATATAAATGGACACaaatcacaaaactcacagggtatgcTTAGATAAGTACATACGATCAGAGGGCGCTACAAGGACAAGATAGGTGagtggcattacacacattctactataaatcacatattcattgtccaatcatcacaaataTCTCAAGATGTGTCTTTGTAGTACCTGAACCACACCTTGAAAGTTTTGttcaaattgaacaccaggggcaaatcaggctataaatgactaaatgtttgtctaATCAATACAAAACTGCCAGGAAATATCGAGATAATaacctcacacatacactgcaagtctcattcaaaCTGACCACTAGGGGNNNNNNNNNNtgcacaataactggacgtggaattacacaaatcaaggtttgagcttggaattGCAGCTTGCGGCTTTACTAGcaattgttgttgtgttggtcatagggctgcacgattatggccaaagtgataatcacaattatctTGGTCGATATTGAGATcatgattaattatcacgattatttgttgattttaaccaaaactaaNNNNNNNNNNacataggctatttataactgctttcacatccatattgtgcaaCATACGTcctgtaacgcaaaattaaaccattgTGATATAAACAagattgctttgtttgtggggAGGCAGCGGATgagaggacattaggtgcaccttTGCGACCaaggaaaaatgttagtcgcaccTTTACAAATTTTGGACACtctctagagccctgtgagctaacagacacaaactagcactggtcactgcacagacgggacaaaatgttgtatttactggtaaactggtaaaccttgtgaccaacGTATGACCAACTTCtttctgttgtggaattttcctcatgTCACTCTATCCTccgtgactgtctacatctagaaactaagctttGCGGAGCacggaacaactctgactgacacatgatcagacagtggtttatggAGCAGATAACCTGGAGCATTCTATGAACAGAATGACGCAATTAAAATATTGAGTGgttaaaatttgattaactGTGCAGCCGTAGTTTGTCATCTCCTTCTCTCAAATTGACGTGATCTGGACTGAGCTACGTATCacattgaattgaaaataaatgtctttAACAAATCAGTTATAGGCATTTTCAACAAACAAACGGGGGGAACCCGACCATACACGacagaaaaagtctgcaacattgttttagcctgcGGAGTTCTGCAAAACATCGTGCTGAAAAACAAGGTGCCATAAATGTAGTAATGTAGTAATGTAGGATATTACTGATCGCTTTTAAAAAGGTATAGTGTTATGTTTGGTAATGttattcaatacaggaaacatgacaaggcacaacatttttatttattcttcaggttttcaTTTGTCATTCTGCCATTGACCGGcatattttggcttttttttttcttccagcccctctgctgtcaggagacagggtcgAGGGGGTGGTCGAGCATGGAGGGCGGAGGACACGCGCTCTCCCTCATAGTTTATGGTttcctggctctgactcataaaaaaacatgagtaaaataaaaaacattgcataaactctgctactgtgagtttatttaaatataggaaCAGCTGcatgtaggcctaagagattgcaatataagcctgtagATTACTATTAGGCTATAACGTACATgtgtcaaggatgtataaattaaataaacttcagcgtAACATATCAGGGTTTCAATCGTCACCTCTGAAAAGCGCTGCTTTTTAGGTGGAGTACGTCTCGCCATGTCGTAAACTGTACGGGcaaggcctcaaaaccgagaatatgttggggcgtgatatttaaattacgattgtttccagccactgcagttaTCAATGTACGACAATTCTTACGCTacgattggtgtgatacgaacgtttcatgaatcccatGTGTAGTCTGTCGTAAGAAGATTTCTGTGCTCATATCTGAGCCGGTTTCTacattaggttgataaatgagtgCCAGTGTCCGTGTCTCTCTTGCATCTTTTATAATTAAATTGAAGGACCAAGGAGTTTCTGTTTGATCAAGATTGACTGAACTGAATTGAGCAAGCAATGTCACTTCATTCACAACAAAAATCCAACATTCAAAAGTGCTTCTTGAGATGGTGGGTCTAAGTATCAAGCGCTCAGGTATACTGTTAAGTCATTGTGTGTATAAACTGACGTGTTTAGGAGTAAAAACGCAAACTCACATTTGCAGTAGCCAGCATGTTCTCAGGGTCCACCAGAGTCCGAAGCAGACCCATCAGCTGCACTGCTCCACCTAGCTCTGGGTCTGTATCACAGATCATGTGTTCTATGATCAGGTTGATCAGGAGGATGTCCTGAAGGGCCAATAAATCATTAGTAACGTTTAACTAATTTATATCTACCTATGTGGTGAAATTTCTGGCAGACTTTATTCATATACTTACGTCATCATTCTGCTGAGACTCCTGCATAACAAACTCTCGTACCATGGAGGGGTTGTACTCCACCAGATAAGAGAAAATATCTGTGGCTGCCCCACGCACCTGAACGTCATCCATTCCCTGTTTAATAAACATGAATAATATTTGTCAGTGGATTGTGAATGTGACTGTCCCCCCAAGGaacaaaaaaagccatattATCTGGTACATGCTAAGCTGTTAGTGATGTTAGAGAGCAGATTAAGAGCCGTGTTGCcttattttgtgtttgagagTTTTTGTGGTATATAAGATTATTGTGTTTCTTCACTGTATATGGCACAACGTTACACTAGCTAACGCTAAGAAGTGTGTACTGTCAGTATGAACAGGGGAGGGTAGTGGGGTGGTTGTCTGCAACTTTCATTTATAATATTCTGTTCGTTTTTGTCTCTACACTCCAACTGGTCTGTACAAACTGTCTTGTTTGTTtcgaatttaaataaaatttggatcacaaaaaaaataataaaatggaaTAAACAATAAGATTTCTTCCCCAATTAGTAAATCATCCTTAAATTCAAATGGAACAACAACATACCCTCTTTTCAGGTTGTGAACATCCCACCCAActaccacatacacacattgcaGCTTACCTATGATTCTTATTTTTTGCATCTGGAcagctagatttttttttcctgcaatatctacattatgGTCAGATTTACATAGACACACATAAGTGATAAGGAATGTGGCATTAACACCTCTGAATGTACATAATTGAAACAGGGTCTCAGAGTGGCCAAGAGCCGACCTTAGAGCAAACTCTCCAGATAGAAAAAACAACTAAGTATGATTAGATGCACCAGCTCAATTAGTGTTTGATAAGACTTGGGAAAGAGTTTAGAACCATGACAACCTGCAGCAGCCACCCTGATGCTAAACTACATATATGTTCAATGAATGGCAATCCTCAAGGTTTAACGTTACAGAGACAATCAATATGTGGCTTGTTTTATTACAGTACaggtttatttgtttgtcaaagaaaaacaatgctgTGCCATGGTCACAATGAGAAGTCTACCAtattatcattgtctattgtttgttatttcttgtgtgcttacttgcttgtgtgttttttttttgctgttattgtaaaattgctgctgctgtaacaacaaaatttccccgttgcgggatgaataaagtataatctaatctaatctaagtaCTTAAATACCCTTAAACTAGAGACTACCACTTTTGAATGTCAATCACTTCAAAGAAGTGCTGCACACAAacaatacaagtaaaaaaacTGGTTCCTTAGCcacaacacaatgtaatttaaTACCAAAGTCAACATGTTCTCGTGTAGGGCACAATCCTTGGTAACCAAATAGCCTTGTATGGATCAGAAGCACTGTCAACACTGTAATATCATCTTCACTTCAGATTTCTGTTTTgcttcatatttttttcttctaggaGTACGTCACAaaacttttaattaaattagGCACATTCCATAATCCTAAAGCCTTCAGTATACTCGGCATCCCCGACCTGTTGCGCTTATTTCTACAAACTACAAGATGAAAAAGGTAAACCAtggcagaactggcagcagcattgacGTNNNNNNNNNNAGTGGCTAAGATGATATTGGAGTCAATGGATGAGGAAAAATAGCTGCTCTTGAGCCTGCTtgcaaagaaacacagaaaaagaaggTGGAATGTTTGTCCTTTGAATATTGCCAGAGATAAATATGGTGAGTTCAATATCCTTGTGAAACAAATGATGATAGACGAAGAGAAGCACTTTGAATACTTCATAATGTCTGCAGGATTCAATGACCTACTTGGTTGGATCAAGCCATTAACTCACCATAAAAGAACTCGTCCATGTTTCCCGTTTCTGCTTTGTCATGTGTCATGAAAACAATAGAGTGGTGCACGACCTCTGGTCACGCACTTTAGATGCTGCCACACCAGCGAGCTTTACGTCGCTTTACATCATTTTACGTCACACTGCCGTGCGACAGGTAGGGAACGGCGACTGTGAAGAGGCCTTAATGCAAAATTGGGTCACCCCACTACCAAAGCTACTGACACCAGGAGCCAAATCCTTTGTATGTCCCAGCAAACTATCCAATTAACTCAATTCTGATAAATGATGAGGTTTCTGCACTCACCAGGATGACCTCTAGTGCAGGTAGAATGCCCATGTTTGACAATGTCTTGAAGAAGGCGTCCCTGTTTTGAGGTTGTAACGTTTGTGAGAATGCACAGAATTCCTTTAGGAAGTTCACCTGTGAGGAAGAAACAAATCATGCGTCTATGAAACAAGGGACAAGGATGAAAAATGAAGACAGCAATTGATAAATAAACTCTGATTAAGGTCTGGCATACCAGTTCATGTCTTTTGTCGTCATCTGTAGCCTCATCTGTTAGCTGTGCAAAAAGGTCAGTCAGGAACTTCTCATCGTCCTGAcatcaaaaaggaaggagaGATGAGACGGGGTGAGTATCACATTGAGGGACAACAAATCAGGATACCGAAAGAATTAACCTTGACCCTGATATTTATTGAAGGTTAAATCTATTGTAACACAGgtgttgttctgttgttttgtaaTAGTATTAGTCAGATACAAATAATcagcaaacaaaaatacaattcaCCATATTTACCAATAACTGATTTTGAAGTTATAGTGTGACATAATTTGTCTCCATCATAAACATTGCTTTAGATTTAATTCACAACCAGAAATCACTGTTCACTGTTATTCAGAACTATTGCAGTTTACATTAATGCAGTCTACTACAGtctactaaaaaaaagtctgaaaaaaacaccaccataacatttgtggggtttttttttactgatggGTTATGTACATAAGATTTTTACACAGACAACTCAAACAGATCAAGtgttatttaaaatgaacaaagacttgtgtgtttatatgaCAAGACTGCCTCAGAataaggaaggaagaaaaagtcCGGATCAGTAGTGTTCAACTTCAGAACTTCACAAAGAACCACCAGAGTCAACAGCATGCCAGTTTTCCTCTAGCGTAGCATAACTGATTTACACAACACTTCTCCATCTCTATGGAGACAGCCATACATAAACACTGCTGAGTTGACacagtacaaaaacacaaaggtcACATGACCATAGAAGACTAGCAGACAAACTGACTGTGTAAAGCACAATCGTCCAAAAATGTAATCCTACAGATACTGTAATTTCTAGTCCTCACGGCataaacttttttctttttaaatattctctTATGTGTGCCTTTTGAGGTCATGGCAGGATTGTCTTGGCATAAGCATTTGTAGCATATGCTTTTGCAAGgggaatattttaaaaatgaaaacacacattatttgAAAATATAAGAAATTCACTGGCAAACCTTAAAATACATATCTGTCTGCCCGTCTCACCTGTAGCATGCCCACAATCTCCACCTTGTTGAAGAAGATGAAGGAGTGCAGGGTGGACAGCATGTTTTCCTCAAAAACAGAGGGCGTGGGCAGCACCATGTCCTGAATATACTGCACCCGATACGTCTGGTGTATTTTCTGACGCAGTTCAGGATCCAAGATGGGAATCACCTCTTTAAAGCGGGCTGTCTTAGTTAGAAACTCCCGATGCCGCCGTGGCTGTGGGAGTGCTGGATCAAACTCCAGACAACCAATGATGTCCATGATGCACTCCTCAGAGAACATAACCTCAAAAAGTGCAGTACGATTGAGCAGGAAGATGCCTTTAATGATTTCATACAGGTGGTGCAGTCCCTCTCTGTTCTCCAAATCCTCACACACACGGAACAGTTCCAGAAGCTTGCGAATGTATCCCTCGTTTTCCACAGCCAGTGCCAGTTTCTCGCGCCGCAGTGGTGATGGGAGTGAGGAGGCCACCAGCTCAGCCAGGTCCTCCAAGCGGTTCAGTTCACATGGTGGTAACTCCAGACCTGGCGAAGACATGTCGTCAAAGCGTTCCTCCTCAGACTCGTCCACCACATCTTGGGTGATGTCCACTGATGGGTCCTTTCCCTGCACCTTAACACATGAGTGACAGACTATGTGATTAGTTACAGAACCTATTACCTGGAACACCCAAACACACTTGATATAAAATGCATTCACAGATtgagcagacaaacacacacccacgtAAAAGATAAGTGCAGCTACCTGGCATATTTTCTCCCAGATTTCATCACATCCAGCCTTCTCCTGGAAGCTGAGTGCCAGATCATAATTTTCTGCCTCTGACCATACTATCAATGTATCCtttccaaaagaaaaacaaagccaaTTTACGATTAGTACACATAGAAGGAAAATCTATATTCTAGCAGTATACTGCACCATGCTATATACTGACCTGTTGTTTCTGGTAGGCAGTGTTTGGATTGATTTTGGACTCCAGCAGTAGGGAACCTGTCAGATTAAAAACAAAGGTGTCCCACAAGTTTTGCCAAAATGACATGAAGAGGATAGGTTACGGTATTCACTGCAGGCAAATGAGGGTTACATGCATGGTTTAAGGTGATTAAAATAATTATGTGGAAGGTATTAGTTACATATAGTAAGTATTGAGCATCTATAACGGTGACCACAACACTGCAAGTGATCTCGTAATTGGCATATGCCAATCCCTTTTAATAGTTATATTGCCTCACCATCACTCTCTGCTCGCACCAGTAGAGACGTGCCTTTCAAACGCTCCACATAGCCCGAGGAGACGTGCCCGGTCCCACGGTCATCCCACTGTCTGTCCTCATTGAGGGTATAGACTTTGACTCGTCGACGAGTGTCAGTCATCCTGGCAG of the Etheostoma spectabile isolate EspeVRDwgs_2016 chromosome 18, UIUC_Espe_1.0, whole genome shotgun sequence genome contains:
- the smek1 gene encoding serine/threonine-protein phosphatase 4 regulatory subunit 3 isoform X4, with product MTDTRRRVKVYTLNEDRQWDDRGTGHVSSGYVERLKGTSLLVRAESDGSLLLESKINPNTAYQKQQDTLIVWSEAENYDLALSFQEKAGCDEIWEKICQVQGKDPSVDITQDVVDESEEERFDDMSSPGLELPPCELNRLEDLAELVASSLPSPLRREKLALAVENEGYIRKLLELFRVCEDLENREGLHHLYEIIKGIFLLNRTALFEVMFSEECIMDIIGCLEFDPALPQPRRHREFLTKTARFKEVIPILDPELRQKIHQTYRVQYIQDMVLPTPSVFEENMLSTLHSFIFFNKVEIVGMLQDDEKFLTDLFAQLTDEATDDDKRHELVNFLKEFCAFSQTLQPQNRDAFFKTLSNMGILPALEVILGMDDVQVRGAATDIFSYLVEYNPSMVREFVMQESQQNDDDILLINLIIEHMICDTDPELGGAVQLMGLLRTLVDPENMLATANKTEKTEFLSFFYKHCMHVLSAPLLANTTEEKPSKGIENLRDDFQTSQLLALILELLTFCVEHHTYHIKNYIINKDILRRVLVLTASQHAFLALCALRFMRRIIGLKDEFYNRYIMRNFLFEPVIKAFLNNGSRYNLMNSAIIEMFEYVRVDVKSLTAHIVENYWKALEDVDYVQTFKGLKLRYEQQRERQDNPKLDSMRSILRNHRFRRDARTLEDEEEMWFNTDEDDLEDGEAVVPPSDKMKSEEDLMEPISKFMERKKLKDTDDKDVLGKSSLSGRQNPSFKLSFSGSTKTSLSSPPSSASLNPGSPGSPGSPGSGARSSPSTTTVTTKVGLVGLVDYPDDDDDEEEEEEDGEEEEDGESKEDPVPPTKKSKLSS
- the smek1 gene encoding serine/threonine-protein phosphatase 4 regulatory subunit 3 isoform X6; the encoded protein is MTDTRRRVKVYTLNEDRQWDDRGTGHVSSGYVERLKGTSLLVRAESDGSLLLESKINPNTAYQKQQDTLIVWSEAENYDLALSFQEKAGCDEIWEKICQVQGKDPSVDITQDVVDESEEERFDDMSSPGLELPPCELNRLEDLAELVASSLPSPLRREKLALAVENEGYIRKLLELFRVCEDLENREGLHHLYEIIKGIFLLNRTALFEVMFSEECIMDIIGCLEFDPALPQPRRHREFLTKTARFKEVIPILDPELRQKIHQTYRVQYIQDMVLPTPSVFEENMLSTLHSFIFFNKVEIVGMLQDDEKFLTDLFAQLTDEATDDDKRHELVNFLKEFCAFSQTLQPQNRDAFFKTLSNMGILPALEVILGMDDVQVRGAATDIFSYLVEYNPSMVREFVMQESQQNDDDILLINLIIEHMICDTDPELGGAVQLMGLLRTLVDPENMLATANKTEKTEFLSFFYKHCMHVLSAPLLANTTEEKPSKDDFQTSQLLALILELLTFCVEHHTYHIKNYIINKDILRRVLVLTASQHAFLALCALRFMRRIIGLKDEFYNRYIMRNFLFEPVIKAFLNNGSRYNLMNSAIIEMFEYVRVEDVKSLTAHIVENYWKALEDVDYVQTFKGLKLRYEQQRERQDNPKLDSMRSILRNHRFRRDARTLEDEEEMWFNTDEDDLEDGEAVVPPSDKMKSEEDLMEPISKFMERKKLKDTDDKDVLGKSSLSGRQNPSFKLSFSGSTKTSLSSPPSSASLNPGSPGSPGSPGSGARSSPSTTTVTTKVGLVGLVDYPDDDDDEEEEEEDGEEEEDGESKEDPVPPTKKSKLSS
- the smek1 gene encoding serine/threonine-protein phosphatase 4 regulatory subunit 3 isoform X3, whose protein sequence is MTDTRRRVKVYTLNEDRQWDDRGTGHVSSGYVERLKGTSLLVRAESDGSLLLESKINPNTAYQKQQDTLIVWSEAENYDLALSFQEKAGCDEIWEKICQVQGKDPSVDITQDVVDESEEERFDDMSSPGLELPPCELNRLEDLAELVASSLPSPLRREKLALAVENEGYIRKLLELFRVCEDLENREGLHHLYEIIKGIFLLNRTALFEVMFSEECIMDIIGCLEFDPALPQPRRHREFLTKTARFKEVIPILDPELRQKIHQTYRVQYIQDMVLPTPSVFEENMLSTLHSFIFFNKVEIVGMLQDDEKFLTDLFAQLTDEATDDDKRHELVNFLKEFCAFSQTLQPQNRDAFFKTLSNMGILPALEVILGMDDVQVRGAATDIFSYLVEYNPSMVREFVMQESQQNDDDILLINLIIEHMICDTDPELGGAVQLMGLLRTLVDPENMLATANKTEKTEFLSFFYKHCMHVLSAPLLANTTEEKPSKGIENLRDDFQTSQLLALILELLTFCVEHHTYHIKNYIINKDILRRVLVLTASQHAFLALCALRFMRRIIGLKDEFYNRYIMRNFLFEPVIKAFLNNGSRYNLMNSAIIEMFEYVRVEDVKSLTAHIVENYWKALEDVDYVQTFKGLKLRYEQQRERQDNPKLDSMRSILRNHRFRRDARTLEDEEEMWFNTDEDDLEDGEAVVPPSDKMKSEEDLMEPISKFMERKKLKDTDDKDVLGKSSLSGRQNPSFKLSFSGSTKTSLSSPPSSASLNPGSPGSPGSPGSGARSSPSTTTVTTKVGLVGLVDYPDDDDDEEEEEEDGEEEEDGESKEDPVPPTKKSKLSS
- the smek1 gene encoding serine/threonine-protein phosphatase 4 regulatory subunit 3 isoform X1, producing the protein MTDTRRRVKVYTLNEDRQWDDRGTGHVSSGYVERLKGTSLLVRAESDGSLLLESKINPNTAYQKQQDTLIVWSEAENYDLALSFQEKAGCDEIWEKICQVQGKDPSVDITQDVVDESEEERFDDMSSPGLELPPCELNRLEDLAELVASSLPSPLRREKLALAVENEGYIRKLLELFRVCEDLENREGLHHLYEIIKGIFLLNRTALFEVMFSEECIMDIIGCLEFDPALPQPRRHREFLTKTARFKEVIPILDPELRQKIHQTYRVQYIQDMVLPTPSVFEENMLSTLHSFIFFNKVEIVGMLQDDEKFLTDLFAQLTDEATDDDKRHELVNFLKEFCAFSQTLQPQNRDAFFKTLSNMGILPALEVILGMDDVQVRGAATDIFSYLVEYNPSMVREFVMQESQQNDDDILLINLIIEHMICDTDPELGGAVQLMGLLRTLVDPENMLATANKTEKTEFLSFFYKHCMHVLSAPLLANTTEEKPSKGIENLRGVCVVSVNITLRIMHKYFMLLTTFTFLSDDFQTSQLLALILELLTFCVEHHTYHIKNYIINKDILRRVLVLTASQHAFLALCALRFMRRIIGLKDEFYNRYIMRNFLFEPVIKAFLNNGSRYNLMNSAIIEMFEYVRVEDVKSLTAHIVENYWKALEDVDYVQTFKGLKLRYEQQRERQDNPKLDSMRSILRNHRFRRDARTLEDEEEMWFNTDEDDLEDGEAVVPPSDKMKSEEDLMEPISKFMERKKLKDTDDKDVLGKSSLSGRQNPSFKLSFSGSTKTSLSSPPSSASLNPGSPGSPGSPGSGARSSPSTTTVTTKVGLVGLVDYPDDDDDEEEEEEDGEEEEDGESKEDPVPPTKKSKLSS